One genomic window of Prochlorococcus sp. MIT 0801 includes the following:
- a CDS encoding rhodanese-related sulfurtransferase yields MKKDDSLKKFKYKVAAFYNFISIIDQEILLIKEELTNLATNQKIKGTILLASEGVNGTICGTENAIVEFIETLVKLLKVSEINVKYSWCEKQAFRRFKARKKKEIVTIGLRQINPTKSVGKYIKASEWNQFLEDPDSVVIDTRNEYEIKIGNFAGALNPQTSSFREFPAWVQKHLKPLIEENPSLKIGMYCTGGIRCEKATSYLIEEGFSDVHHLEGGILKYLEDVSSEDSLWNGECFVFDQRVSLDHELLPGSHRMCHACGLPISPEDLKKPTYIKGLQCDACVNKFTDSDRARFAERQRQIDEIMKRLPENSIWPSS; encoded by the coding sequence ATGAAAAAAGACGATAGCCTAAAGAAATTTAAATATAAAGTTGCTGCGTTTTACAATTTTATATCGATTATTGATCAAGAAATTCTTTTAATTAAAGAAGAATTAACGAATTTAGCAACGAATCAAAAAATAAAAGGCACAATTTTATTAGCTTCTGAAGGTGTTAACGGTACGATTTGTGGAACTGAAAATGCGATAGTTGAATTCATTGAAACATTAGTGAAACTTTTAAAGGTATCGGAAATTAATGTCAAATATAGTTGGTGCGAAAAACAGGCTTTTCGCCGCTTTAAAGCTCGTAAGAAAAAAGAAATAGTTACGATTGGACTTAGACAAATTAATCCTACTAAATCCGTTGGTAAATATATAAAAGCTAGTGAATGGAATCAGTTTTTAGAAGATCCTGATAGTGTCGTTATTGATACTCGTAATGAGTATGAAATAAAAATTGGAAATTTTGCAGGAGCTCTAAATCCTCAGACAAGCTCATTTCGTGAATTTCCTGCATGGGTGCAAAAGCATTTAAAACCTTTAATCGAAGAGAATCCTTCTTTAAAAATAGGAATGTATTGTACGGGTGGAATAAGATGCGAAAAAGCAACCTCTTATTTGATAGAAGAAGGCTTTTCCGATGTACATCATCTTGAGGGTGGAATACTAAAATATCTAGAAGATGTTTCCTCTGAGGATAGTTTATGGAATGGAGAGTGCTTTGTTTTTGATCAACGCGTCTCTTTAGATCATGAGCTATTACCTGGTTCACATCGGATGTGTCATGCTTGTGGATTACCCATCTCTCCGGAGGACTTGAAAAAGCCGACGTATATTAAAGGCTTGCAATGTGATGCTTGTGTTAACAAATTCACAGATAGCGATAGAGCTAGATTTGCAGAAAGACAACGTCAAATTGATGAAATAATGAAACGTCTACCTGAAAATTCTATATGGCCATCTTCATGA
- a CDS encoding isoprenyl transferase has protein sequence MTYPSVISTDNSRKVSPLPKDLDRLRMPDHIAVIMDGNGRWAKEKGLPRTIGHTAGVEALKTTLHLCSNWGIGALTVYAFSTENWSRPSEEVNFLMTLFESVLKRELTNLKLEEVKINFLGDLDPLPIGLKDLIKESVESTSNSKGIHFNVCTNYGGRRELVRAAQKLAERSVKGELDPSLIDENVFASELFTASEVDPDLLIRTSGEKRISNFLLWQLAYAEIHITDVLWPDFNADTLTKALLDYQSRRRRFGGV, from the coding sequence TTGACTTACCCTTCTGTAATAAGCACCGATAATTCTAGAAAGGTATCGCCATTACCTAAAGATTTGGACCGTCTTCGTATGCCTGATCATATTGCGGTAATTATGGATGGAAATGGTAGGTGGGCAAAAGAAAAGGGTTTACCAAGGACGATTGGACATACCGCTGGGGTTGAGGCTTTAAAAACTACTTTGCATCTATGTAGTAATTGGGGAATAGGCGCATTAACAGTTTATGCGTTCTCAACTGAAAATTGGTCCAGACCTAGTGAAGAAGTAAATTTTTTAATGACACTTTTTGAAAGTGTTCTTAAGCGGGAATTGACTAATTTAAAACTCGAAGAAGTAAAAATAAATTTCTTGGGTGATCTTGACCCATTGCCTATTGGCTTAAAGGACTTAATTAAAGAGTCGGTTGAATCAACTTCTAATAGTAAAGGTATTCATTTTAATGTTTGTACAAATTATGGGGGAAGACGGGAATTAGTACGAGCTGCTCAAAAGTTGGCAGAACGTTCGGTAAAAGGCGAATTAGATCCTTCATTGATAGATGAAAATGTATTTGCTTCTGAGTTGTTTACAGCTAGTGAGGTTGATCCAGACTTACTTATTAGAACTAGTGGAGAAAAAAGGATAAGTAATTTTCTTTTGTGGCAATTAGCTTATGCTGAAATCCATATCACAGACGTATTATGGCCAGATTTTAACGCCGATACTCTTACCAAGGCATTACTTGACTATCAATCTAGAAGAAGGAGATTTGGTGGTGTATAA
- the cdaA gene encoding diadenylate cyclase CdaA has translation MNFWWIINFRVFLDVLFASSLGVLLFTRVKEQRTLWLLRGYLFLVSLAWFVQRFANLPITSKLVDALVLACSLSLAILWQGELRRLMELLGTGRLAVILGNTQKEFRASSNTFAQLTEAAGRLSQNRKGALIVVDMGSDLRPEDFLFSGVPIDAHLSSELLLNLFAGDTPLHDGAVLVKGNRIISAGVILPLSRQGISRYGTRHLAALGITERFDRCICVVVSEESGTLSLANQGRLERPITSSRLLDLLKELLDPANASGSKSNSINSSLKTTSSNIETKVAQSRVNLVKNNDSKESLN, from the coding sequence GTGAATTTCTGGTGGATTATAAACTTTCGTGTTTTCCTTGATGTCTTGTTTGCTTCATCTCTTGGAGTGCTTCTTTTTACAAGAGTTAAAGAGCAACGGACATTATGGCTTTTGAGAGGTTACCTCTTTTTAGTTTCATTAGCGTGGTTCGTTCAGAGGTTTGCAAATTTACCAATCACTTCAAAGCTTGTTGATGCCTTGGTTTTAGCTTGCTCATTATCTTTAGCAATTTTATGGCAAGGAGAATTAAGGAGATTAATGGAATTATTAGGTACTGGACGATTAGCTGTGATTCTTGGAAATACTCAAAAAGAATTTCGGGCAAGTTCTAATACTTTCGCTCAATTAACTGAAGCCGCAGGTCGTTTATCGCAGAATAGAAAGGGAGCATTAATTGTTGTTGATATGGGAAGTGACTTGCGCCCAGAAGATTTCCTTTTCTCTGGAGTACCGATTGATGCTCATTTATCGTCTGAATTGCTATTAAATCTTTTTGCGGGTGACACCCCTTTGCATGATGGGGCCGTTTTAGTGAAGGGAAATAGAATTATTTCAGCAGGGGTAATTTTGCCCCTCTCAAGGCAAGGAATTAGTAGATACGGAACCAGGCATCTGGCAGCTCTTGGGATAACTGAACGATTTGATCGATGTATTTGTGTTGTAGTTTCAGAAGAATCAGGTACTTTATCCTTAGCCAATCAAGGACGACTTGAAAGACCTATTACAAGCAGTCGATTACTTGACCTTTTGAAGGAATTGTTGGATCCTGCAAATGCATCTGGATCTAAGTCCAACAGCATTAATTCTTCATTGAAAACAACTTCCTCTAATATTGAAACTAAAGTTGCTCAATCCAGAGTTAATCTTGTGAAAAATAATGACAGCAAGGAGTCTTTGAATTGA
- the lysA gene encoding diaminopimelate decarboxylase, with protein sequence MEGSDAFEPNKDIDSPNRNIAPISSEINENKKLVVGGCQLSELAKKYGTPLYVFDELTLRRACKTYISSLKKHYPGDSLPLYASKANSSMAICAVIASEGFGLDAVSEGELLTALKGGVKGKDIVFHGNNKSQDELNFAYKNNVTIVLDNYHDIELLKNIASEKKPAKLMLRFTPGIECHTHEYIRTGHLDSKFGFDPDELKSVLLELKTYNWANLTGLHAHIGSQIFEVQPHIDLAGVMADALKLAQEIGHSIIDLNIGGGLGIKYVQEDNPPSIEKWVEVIAGAVVKACNDRNLDLPRLMCEPGRSLVANSGLTIYQIGSKKVVPGVRTYLSVDGGMSDNPRPITYQSLYSACLVDKPLNTNFEKVTIAGKHCESGDVLLKDFLLPSCESGDFLAVFGTGAYNYSMSSNYNRIPRPATIMVGKGSAELTQRRELPEDLLQLDVLPDRFIPKN encoded by the coding sequence ATGGAAGGATCAGATGCTTTTGAACCCAATAAGGATATAGATAGTCCAAATCGAAATATAGCACCGATCTCTTCTGAAATTAATGAGAACAAAAAATTAGTTGTTGGGGGATGTCAACTTAGTGAACTCGCGAAAAAATATGGCACACCTCTTTATGTTTTTGATGAGTTGACCCTTAGGCGTGCATGCAAAACTTATATTTCTTCTTTAAAAAAACATTACCCAGGAGACTCACTTCCTTTATATGCTTCAAAAGCAAATAGCTCAATGGCTATTTGTGCGGTTATTGCTTCTGAAGGATTTGGACTTGACGCCGTCTCAGAAGGTGAATTGCTTACTGCCTTAAAGGGTGGAGTAAAAGGGAAAGATATCGTTTTCCATGGAAATAACAAATCTCAAGATGAATTGAATTTTGCCTACAAAAATAACGTAACGATTGTTTTAGATAATTATCACGATATTGAGTTGCTAAAAAATATTGCCTCTGAGAAAAAACCAGCAAAGTTAATGTTGAGGTTTACTCCTGGCATTGAATGTCATACTCATGAATATATTAGGACTGGACATTTAGATAGCAAATTTGGTTTTGACCCCGATGAGCTTAAGTCTGTTTTACTAGAATTAAAAACATATAACTGGGCAAATTTAACTGGTTTACATGCTCATATAGGATCTCAAATTTTTGAGGTTCAACCACATATTGATCTTGCTGGTGTTATGGCTGATGCTTTAAAACTTGCACAGGAAATTGGTCACTCAATAATTGATCTAAATATAGGTGGTGGTTTAGGGATTAAATATGTTCAAGAAGATAATCCCCCCTCTATTGAAAAATGGGTTGAGGTGATTGCTGGTGCTGTTGTTAAGGCCTGCAACGATAGAAATTTAGATTTGCCAAGATTGATGTGTGAACCTGGAAGATCTCTTGTCGCTAATTCGGGGCTCACTATTTACCAGATAGGATCTAAAAAAGTTGTTCCTGGTGTTAGAACTTATTTATCTGTTGATGGAGGTATGAGTGATAATCCTCGCCCAATAACTTATCAGTCTTTATATAGTGCCTGTTTAGTAGATAAACCATTAAATACAAATTTTGAGAAAGTTACTATCGCTGGTAAGCATTGTGAGTCCGGAGATGTTTTATTGAAAGATTTTCTTCTTCCGTCTTGTGAGAGTGGTGATTTTCTTGCTGTGTTTGGAACAGGTGCATACAACTATTCAATGAGTTCCAACTACAACAGAATACCTAGACCTGCGACAATTATGGTTGGGAAAGGTTCGGCCGAGTTGACTCAAAGAAGAGAACTCCCTGAAGATCTATTGCAATTAGATGTATTACCTGATCGCTTTATTCCCAAGAATTAG
- the lipA gene encoding lipoyl synthase: MTTTTRKTTKYSGFPPEERLPNWIKPSIGKATQLEKVQKLVKENRLHTICEEGRCPNRGECYAAGTATFLLGGSICTRSCAFCQVEKGKSPEKVNIFEAEKVANAVQVLNLKYVVLTAVARDDLPDHGASLFTTTMHAIRSLNPSVAIEVLTPDFWGGNNKDNVEKQRERLKLVLSANPICFNHNLETVKRLQKEVRRGATYEHSLNLLKFAREIDPKIPTKSGIMLGLGEKFHEIIQTLKDLRKVDCQYLTIGQYLRPSLAHIPVSHYWSPTKFNDFAEIAKGLGFKKVNSGPLVRSSYHANESLD, from the coding sequence ATGACAACAACAACAAGAAAAACAACAAAATACAGTGGCTTCCCCCCAGAAGAGCGTTTACCTAATTGGATCAAACCATCAATAGGTAAAGCAACTCAACTAGAGAAAGTTCAAAAGCTCGTAAAGGAGAACAGATTACATACGATCTGTGAGGAAGGTAGATGCCCAAATAGAGGGGAATGTTATGCCGCTGGAACGGCTACTTTTTTATTAGGCGGCTCAATATGTACAAGGAGCTGTGCCTTTTGCCAAGTAGAAAAAGGAAAGTCGCCCGAGAAAGTAAATATTTTTGAAGCAGAAAAAGTAGCAAATGCTGTTCAGGTATTGAATCTCAAATATGTGGTACTAACAGCAGTCGCAAGAGATGATTTGCCGGATCACGGTGCAAGTCTATTCACGACAACAATGCATGCAATTAGATCATTGAATCCTAGTGTCGCAATTGAAGTATTAACACCAGATTTCTGGGGTGGAAACAACAAGGACAATGTCGAAAAGCAAAGAGAGCGACTTAAGCTAGTTCTTTCTGCTAATCCTATTTGTTTTAACCATAATCTTGAGACTGTCAAAAGACTTCAAAAAGAAGTCAGGAGAGGTGCTACTTACGAACACTCACTCAATCTTCTCAAATTTGCTAGAGAAATCGATCCAAAAATTCCTACAAAATCAGGAATCATGCTTGGATTGGGAGAAAAATTTCATGAAATAATTCAAACCCTTAAAGACCTTAGGAAAGTAGACTGTCAATATTTGACTATCGGTCAATATTTACGACCTTCACTTGCTCACATTCCAGTTTCTCATTATTGGTCACCAACAAAATTTAATGATTTTGCAGAAATAGCAAAGGGATTAGGTTTTAAGAAAGTAAACAGCGGTCCTTTAGTTAGAAGCAGTTACCATGCAAATGAGAGCTTAGATTAG
- the psbP gene encoding photosystem II reaction center PsbP produces the protein MIKLFRTSFKSLLAIALVLTLGACSTGGAAGLEPFKSQDGRYGFLFPTGWTRVAVDNGPEVVYHDLINSDETLSLVISKLENEVDLDDLGGADAVGERLFGEKNSNNPIQLIDASEREVDQRKFYDLEYSVDSELNDRHEFATVVVDRGYLYTLAASTSEQRWSKMQDTFKRVVSSFTFFI, from the coding sequence ATGATCAAACTTTTTCGAACATCTTTTAAATCCCTTCTGGCTATAGCATTGGTCTTGACGCTCGGAGCTTGCTCTACAGGGGGAGCAGCAGGCTTGGAACCTTTTAAAAGTCAAGATGGACGCTATGGTTTTCTTTTTCCAACAGGGTGGACGAGAGTGGCCGTCGATAATGGACCAGAGGTCGTTTATCATGACTTGATTAACTCCGATGAAACTCTCAGTCTTGTTATTTCTAAGTTGGAAAATGAAGTGGATTTAGATGATTTGGGTGGAGCGGATGCTGTAGGGGAAAGACTATTCGGTGAGAAAAATAGTAATAATCCTATTCAATTGATTGATGCTTCAGAGAGAGAGGTTGATCAACGCAAATTCTATGACCTTGAATACTCTGTTGATTCAGAATTAAACGACAGGCACGAATTCGCTACTGTCGTAGTTGATAGAGGTTATCTATATACGCTTGCAGCTAGCACTAGTGAACAACGCTGGTCAAAAATGCAAGATACTTTTAAAAGAGTAGTTAGTTCTTTTACTTTCTTCATCTGA
- the recR gene encoding recombination mediator RecR translates to MSGFTKPLSKLIDQFEQLPGIGPRTAQRLALHLLRQPEDKIRLFSEALLNAKSQVGQCKTCFHLTAGEQCEICLNKQRNQELICVVSESRDLLALERTREYKGLYHVIGGLISPMDGIGPEMLEISSLIKRVDKANIKEVILALTPSIEGDTTSLYVGRLLKPFTKVTRIAYGLPVGSELEYADEVTLSRALEGRRDLD, encoded by the coding sequence CTGAGCGGCTTCACTAAACCATTATCAAAATTAATTGATCAGTTTGAGCAATTGCCCGGTATCGGTCCTAGAACTGCTCAAAGATTAGCTCTTCATCTTTTGCGTCAGCCAGAAGACAAAATTAGATTGTTTTCAGAAGCTCTGCTTAATGCGAAAAGTCAAGTGGGTCAATGTAAGACGTGCTTTCATTTAACCGCAGGAGAACAATGCGAAATTTGTTTAAACAAACAAAGAAATCAAGAACTCATTTGCGTTGTTTCTGAGTCAAGAGATTTACTGGCTCTTGAGCGCACTAGAGAGTACAAAGGCCTTTATCATGTAATAGGTGGGTTAATTTCTCCGATGGATGGGATTGGACCTGAAATGCTTGAAATATCAAGTCTTATCAAAAGAGTCGATAAAGCAAACATAAAAGAAGTCATCCTTGCACTAACACCAAGTATTGAAGGGGATACGACTAGTCTTTATGTAGGTAGATTATTAAAACCATTCACAAAAGTCACTCGTATTGCCTATGGACTTCCTGTGGGAAGTGAGTTGGAATATGCCGATGAAGTAACACTCTCACGTGCTTTAGAAGGTCGTAGAGATTTAGATTAA
- a CDS encoding DEAD/DEAH box helicase, translating to MTNKNLHEDSSCPVEQDVLEESTEEILDEGEQNSENGFSEFNFSEELIQTISDKGYSSPTPIQKAAIPELLLGRDLVGQAQTGTGKTAAFALPILERLKKNVGHPQVLVLAPTRELAMQVAESFRTYSAGHPHFKVLAIYGGSDFRNQINTLRRGVDVVVGTPGRVMDHMRQKTLNTSHLSCLVLDEADEMLRMGFIDDVEWILEQLPEERQLVLFSATMPSEIRRLSKKYLNSPAEITIKATELKERLIRQRYISVQNVYKVNALQRVLEAVSEEGVIIFARTKAITIVVAEKLESYGYNVAVLNGDIPQNQRERTVERLRQGSINILVATDVAARGLDVDRIGLVINYDMPFDREAYVHRIGRTGRAGRNGEAILFVNPRERSFLSNLERAVGQPIEKMDIPDNDLINNNRIKKLQARLIKAASTKRDNPEEAIILEELIKNVEKELDIDPKDLTLAALNLAVGFNALLENGNEDWIRQSVQRNTRNDRRDNNKFKQRRRGDFDNNRLEDEMDRFRVEVGHRDRVKPGNLVGAIANEAGLKGRSIGRIRIFENYSLVDLPKQMPDKVFQALKKVKVMNRELQINRAD from the coding sequence ATGACAAATAAGAATCTACATGAGGATTCCTCATGTCCAGTAGAACAAGATGTTCTCGAGGAATCTACTGAGGAAATATTAGATGAAGGTGAACAAAATTCAGAAAATGGATTTTCTGAATTTAACTTTAGTGAAGAACTAATTCAAACAATCTCTGATAAAGGCTACTCATCACCTACTCCGATTCAAAAAGCTGCGATTCCGGAATTACTTCTTGGTAGAGATTTAGTAGGACAAGCTCAAACTGGTACAGGAAAAACAGCTGCATTTGCTTTACCAATCCTAGAAAGACTGAAAAAGAATGTTGGACATCCACAAGTTTTAGTACTAGCTCCAACCCGAGAGTTGGCTATGCAAGTGGCTGAATCATTTCGAACCTATTCGGCAGGTCATCCGCATTTCAAAGTACTTGCAATATATGGAGGTTCTGATTTCCGAAATCAAATCAACACTCTCAGAAGGGGAGTCGATGTAGTCGTAGGGACTCCGGGGCGAGTCATGGATCACATGCGTCAAAAGACTCTCAATACTAGTCATCTGAGTTGTTTAGTTCTAGACGAAGCTGATGAAATGTTGAGGATGGGGTTCATTGATGATGTTGAGTGGATTTTAGAACAATTACCAGAGGAGAGACAACTAGTTTTATTCTCAGCTACAATGCCATCTGAGATCAGAAGATTATCAAAAAAATATTTAAATAGCCCTGCTGAAATAACTATAAAAGCAACTGAATTAAAAGAAAGGCTTATCAGGCAAAGGTATATAAGCGTTCAAAATGTTTATAAAGTTAATGCACTTCAAAGAGTACTTGAAGCTGTATCAGAAGAAGGGGTAATAATATTTGCTAGAACAAAAGCTATTACAATTGTAGTAGCTGAAAAATTAGAATCATACGGATATAACGTAGCAGTTTTAAATGGAGATATTCCTCAAAATCAAAGGGAACGAACTGTTGAAAGATTAAGACAGGGATCTATCAATATTTTAGTAGCTACAGATGTCGCAGCAAGAGGTCTTGATGTAGATCGAATTGGTTTAGTAATAAATTACGATATGCCATTTGATCGCGAAGCATATGTTCATAGAATAGGCAGAACTGGTCGTGCTGGAAGAAATGGTGAAGCAATTCTTTTTGTTAATCCAAGGGAAAGATCATTTTTAAGTAATCTTGAAAGAGCTGTAGGTCAGCCAATTGAAAAAATGGATATTCCAGACAATGACCTTATCAACAATAACCGAATTAAGAAGTTACAAGCAAGATTAATAAAAGCCGCCTCAACAAAGCGAGACAACCCTGAAGAGGCTATTATTTTAGAAGAATTAATAAAAAATGTTGAAAAAGAATTAGATATAGATCCAAAAGACTTAACACTTGCCGCATTAAATTTGGCAGTTGGCTTTAACGCACTCCTTGAGAATGGCAATGAGGATTGGATAAGACAATCAGTTCAAAGGAATACAAGAAATGATCGCAGGGATAATAATAAATTCAAGCAACGTCGAAGAGGTGATTTTGATAACAACAGACTTGAAGATGAAATGGACAGATTCAGGGTTGAAGTTGGGCACCGAGATAGAGTTAAGCCTGGAAATCTAGTTGGGGCAATTGCCAACGAAGCCGGACTAAAAGGGAGATCGATCGGAAGAATAAGAATATTTGAAAATTACAGCCTAGTAGATCTACCAAAACAAATGCCTGATAAAGTTTTCCAAGCGCTAAAGAAAGTCAAAGTAATGAATAGAGAATTACAGATAAATAGAGCAGACTAA
- a CDS encoding ABC transporter ATP-binding protein: protein MYKSKSKKEKSPLARLLSNLKSQKRLIYSAIICSTLNKFFDLAPPVLIGISVDVVVRKESSWLGSIGFNTVPDQLVALSIASFLIWTAESFFEYLYGLMWRNLAQKTQHYLRIKAYDHLQKLEMTFFESDNTGRLMTVLNDDINQLERFLDEGANKIIQLIITVFIVGGAMILLAPGIALLAFIPIPFILWGSIKFQKNLAPRYREVRDRAGDLASRLNNNLSGMLTIKSFATEDWELERIRLDSNSYQESNRKAIKLSAAFIPLIRFAILFAFLAILIAGGFQSWKGLMPVGTYSFLVFITQRLLWPLTTLGHILDDYQRSMASTNRVLDLIDTPIKIKTGNVKLDPKNVKGAITFNNIDFTYEGRSQVIKNFSLDISPGKKIGIVGATGSGKSTLIKLLLRLYKISKGSIEIDKNSIELLDLKSLRRCISLVSQETYLFQGTIEENISYGSQNIDISKIKNAADIAEATEFITQLPQGLNTIVGERGQKLSGGQRQRIAIARAILKNAPILVLDEATASVDNETEAAIQRSLKKITDSCTTIVIAHRISTVIDADEIIVLDKGKIIEKGTHQSLLKNRNFYYYLWKIQAGGNNT, encoded by the coding sequence ATGTATAAATCTAAATCAAAAAAAGAAAAAAGCCCATTAGCAAGACTTTTAAGTAATCTTAAAAGTCAAAAGCGTCTAATTTATTCAGCTATTATTTGCTCTACATTAAATAAATTTTTTGATCTTGCACCACCTGTGCTAATTGGAATATCTGTTGACGTAGTAGTACGAAAAGAAAGTTCATGGCTTGGGTCAATTGGCTTTAATACTGTCCCAGATCAGTTAGTTGCACTCTCAATCGCTTCCTTTTTGATCTGGACAGCTGAATCATTCTTTGAATATTTATATGGATTAATGTGGAGAAATTTAGCTCAAAAAACACAGCACTATTTAAGAATCAAAGCATATGACCATTTGCAAAAATTAGAGATGACATTCTTCGAATCAGACAATACAGGAAGGCTTATGACTGTACTAAATGATGATATCAATCAACTAGAAAGATTCTTGGATGAAGGAGCTAATAAAATTATTCAATTAATAATTACTGTTTTTATTGTTGGAGGGGCAATGATTTTATTAGCTCCTGGGATTGCATTGCTAGCATTCATTCCTATTCCATTTATTCTTTGGGGCTCGATTAAATTCCAGAAAAACCTCGCTCCTCGTTACCGTGAAGTCAGAGATAGGGCAGGAGATCTAGCCTCAAGACTTAATAATAATCTCAGTGGAATGCTTACTATTAAAAGTTTTGCTACTGAAGATTGGGAACTTGAAAGAATAAGACTCGATAGCAATTCATATCAAGAAAGTAATAGAAAGGCAATTAAGTTATCAGCAGCATTTATCCCCTTAATTAGATTCGCGATACTATTTGCATTCCTTGCAATATTAATTGCTGGAGGCTTTCAATCTTGGAAAGGATTAATGCCTGTGGGAACTTATAGTTTTTTAGTATTCATAACTCAAAGATTATTATGGCCCTTAACGACATTAGGTCATATCTTAGATGACTATCAAAGGTCAATGGCCTCAACAAATAGAGTTCTAGATTTAATAGATACTCCAATTAAAATTAAAACTGGGAACGTCAAACTAGATCCAAAAAATGTTAAAGGTGCAATCACATTTAACAATATTGATTTTACATATGAAGGACGCTCTCAAGTTATTAAAAACTTTAGTTTAGATATTAGTCCTGGGAAAAAAATAGGTATTGTAGGTGCTACTGGTTCTGGCAAAAGTACACTTATAAAACTATTATTAAGGCTGTATAAAATTAGTAAAGGTTCCATAGAAATTGATAAAAATTCAATTGAATTATTGGATTTAAAAAGTCTACGACGTTGTATTTCATTAGTAAGCCAGGAAACATATTTGTTTCAAGGCACAATCGAAGAAAATATTTCTTATGGATCACAAAATATTGATATATCAAAAATTAAAAATGCTGCAGATATTGCTGAAGCAACTGAATTTATTACTCAACTACCACAAGGCTTAAACACAATAGTTGGAGAAAGAGGACAAAAGCTATCTGGTGGCCAAAGGCAAAGAATTGCTATCGCAAGAGCAATCTTAAAAAATGCCCCAATTTTAGTTTTAGATGAGGCAACAGCATCTGTAGACAATGAAACTGAAGCCGCGATTCAAAGATCTCTAAAGAAGATAACAGATAGTTGTACAACAATTGTTATTGCACATCGCATAAGCACAGTAATAGATGCTGACGAAATCATAGTTTTAGATAAAGGTAAAATTATAGAGAAAGGCACACATCAATCTCTTCTAAAAAATAGAAATTTCTATTACTACCTTTGGAAAATTCAAGCTGGTGGAAATAATACTTAA
- the bioB gene encoding biotin synthase BioB — MTLINPNIQESNKLNFKDESYLDFNFIKGGDIRHNWSLEEIKEILGLPLMDLLWRAQIVHRSFNPGYKVQLASLLSVKTGGCSEDCAYCPQSVHNETTVQPNPVIEVESVLDRARAAKDAGADRFCMGWAWREIKDGNAFDSMLEMVRGVRELGLEACVTAGMITDSQASRLAEAGLTAYNHNLDTSPEHYSKIISTRTYQDRLETLRRVRMAGITVCCGGIIGMGESVSDRASLLKVLATLDPHPESVPINALVAVEGTPMEDLSSIDPLEMVRMVATARIVMPKSRIRLSAGRQQLGREAQILCLQSGADSIFYGDTLLTTSNPEVEADRKLLEDAGITANFSQE, encoded by the coding sequence ATGACTCTAATTAATCCTAATATTCAGGAATCTAATAAACTCAATTTCAAAGACGAATCATATTTAGATTTTAATTTCATAAAGGGTGGAGATATTAGACATAATTGGTCTTTAGAGGAAATCAAAGAAATACTTGGTTTGCCGTTAATGGATTTGTTGTGGAGAGCTCAAATAGTTCATAGGTCTTTCAATCCCGGTTATAAAGTTCAGCTTGCTTCTCTTCTAAGTGTGAAGACAGGCGGATGCTCAGAAGACTGTGCATATTGTCCCCAATCTGTTCACAATGAAACAACGGTTCAACCTAATCCTGTAATTGAAGTTGAGTCAGTTCTTGATAGAGCAAGAGCGGCAAAAGATGCAGGAGCAGATAGATTTTGCATGGGTTGGGCTTGGCGTGAGATCAAAGACGGAAACGCATTTGATTCAATGCTTGAAATGGTAAGAGGTGTTAGAGAGCTTGGCCTTGAGGCATGTGTCACCGCTGGAATGATTACTGATTCTCAAGCCTCTAGATTGGCGGAAGCAGGTTTAACAGCCTATAACCACAATTTAGATACTAGTCCTGAGCATTATTCCAAAATCATTTCAACAAGAACATATCAAGATCGACTTGAAACATTGAGAAGAGTACGCATGGCTGGGATTACAGTGTGCTGTGGTGGGATTATTGGCATGGGAGAATCTGTTTCCGATAGAGCATCTTTACTTAAAGTTTTAGCAACTTTAGACCCGCATCCTGAAAGTGTACCTATTAATGCGTTGGTTGCAGTTGAGGGGACACCCATGGAGGATTTGTCTTCTATTGATCCATTAGAGATGGTTCGTATGGTCGCGACAGCAAGGATTGTGATGCCTAAAAGCAGAATAAGACTTAGTGCAGGAAGACAACAATTAGGTAGGGAAGCTCAGATTCTATGTCTACAATCTGGAGCTGATTCTATATTCTATGGAGATACCCTCTTGACTACAAGCAATCCGGAGGTGGAAGCAGATCGTAAACTTCTTGAAGATGCTGGAATTACGGCTAATTTCTCTCAAGAATAA